The following DNA comes from Nothobranchius furzeri strain GRZ-AD chromosome 19, NfurGRZ-RIMD1, whole genome shotgun sequence.
AGGTCGCTGCAGTGCGACCGGTGTCCACCTGGAACCTTCCTGCGCGCGCGCTGCTCCACGGCCAAAAGCAGCGAGTGCGCACCGTGTCCGCAGGGCTCCTTCACGGAGCTCTGGAACTACGTTGGCAGGTGTTTACGCTGCGGAGTGTGTGGACGGAACCAGGTGGTGAAGAAGGAATGCACGGCCAAGAGCGACTGTCAGTGCGAGTGCAAACGGGGCTACTACTACAGCCATGACGTAGACATGTGCGTGCGTCACAGCGAGTGTCCGTCCGGATCTGGGGTTCTGACACCAGGTACGGAACTTATAGCACTTGATGTGTGGCCATTAGAACtacagtgtgtgcgtgtgtgtgagagactgaCCTTATTGTGTTACCATTCTGAAACAGAAACCCGGCCGCGTGGTATCATTGTTTATTTCCTGCTTTACGTGCATACTGTTGCCATAGCAACGTTTTTCCCCCACGCTGATGTTAAGAATCAGCTGGGGCTGTGCTGCCCCAGAGAGGCAAACTGTAGCATTTACATTAAAACAGCAATAActacaaatgaaaaaaataaaagtttttattttattttattaaagacATTTTTTTATTCTCTTGCAGGTACACCAGAGAATGACACGGTGTGCCACATTTGTTCCAATGGAACCTTCTCTGATGTCTCTTCTGCTCATGAGAGGTGCAAACAGCACAAGAACTGCAGCGGTGCTGGGCAGCTGTTGCTGCTGCAGGGCTCCAGCTGGCACGACCGTTTGTGTGGAAGCTGTGGAGAGCTCACAAGTAAGAGTTCTGGCCTTAAAGGTTGTAGAAACAAGGAAAAAAGCAGTGAATCTTTGAAGTGAAGGAGACATTtatagtgcttttttaaatttacacaTTTACTGTACTCCATTAGCCCCTATTCAAAAATAATCATCTTCCAAGTTTGCAAAAGTGACATATGCGTAACATCACTGGACCCGAAACTTACTCAGTAAAAAAGGGTTTATTTTTAATGAAAATGGGAACGCACCTCCTCCGTGTGACGACTGGTCTGAATCAGGCAAAACGGGATTACCAAAATCCAGGAAGTCcagataaataaagttttaccctGTCAGGGTGGTTTCCAGATTTCCTCTGAAAATGAAAGGCCACAGGGGGGGAGGGTCTACCTTCATGCGATCAGCCCAGTTAAACTTGTGGGTGAAATGGGGAGAGAACAC
Coding sequences within:
- the LOC107394416 gene encoding tumor necrosis factor receptor superfamily member 6B, which codes for MGHFWHFLPSLLPIALLSAVLNVVYPLTFTHRDPFTGRSLQCDRCPPGTFLRARCSTAKSSECAPCPQGSFTELWNYVGRCLRCGVCGRNQVVKKECTAKSDCQCECKRGYYYSHDVDMCVRHSECPSGSGVLTPGTPENDTVCHICSNGTFSDVSSAHERCKQHKNCSGAGQLLLLQGSSWHDRLCGSCGELTNGAECIKEIIPSFFVHHTMNIKRLRRVVNKLPSDGGRSRKEAQELSFSQLLSQINSWVSSATITQIKLLPDILEKCGAASNAERIQKKFDQIDTRLLGICNSGRRREEDATL